The following coding sequences are from one Saccopteryx bilineata isolate mSacBil1 chromosome 3, mSacBil1_pri_phased_curated, whole genome shotgun sequence window:
- the LOC136328981 gene encoding centrosomal protein 20-like isoform X2 produces MASVAELKAVLKDTLEKRGVLGHLKARIRAEVFNALNDDGEPQPPLSHENLLINELIREYLEFNKYKYTASVLIAESGQPAVPLDRQFLIHELNAFEDSKDNTIPLLYGILAHFIHGTKDSIQSTFLKGPSLQPSHPHCGRQPVYRKQKDDHLRKEEGKKTENEDLRISQIVKR; encoded by the exons ATGGCGAGTGTCGCCGAACTGAAGGCTGTTTTAAAGGACACCTTGGAAAAAAGGGGAGTCTTGGGGCACTTAAAAGCGAGAATTCGAGCTGAAGTTTTCAATGCTCTAAATGATGATGGTGAACCCCAACCACCATTGTCTCATGAAAACCTTCTTATTAATGAATTAATTCGAGAGTATTTGGAATTCAACAAATATAAGTATACAGCATCTGTCCTCATAGCAGAATCTGGTCAGCCTGCCGTTCCATTGGACAGGCAGTTTCTCATCCATGAACTAAATGCATTTGAAGACTCAAAGGATAATACAATACCTCTTTTATATGGGATTTTAGCTCACTTCATTCATGGAACTAAGGACAGCATCCAAAGTACATTTCTGAAAGGACCTTCACTTCAGCCTTCACACCCACACTGTGGTAGACAGCCTG TCTACAGGAAACAAAAAGATGACCACCTaagaaaagaggaggggaaaaaaactgaaaatgaagaTCTTCGTATTTCTCAAATCGTGAAAAGATGA
- the LOC136328981 gene encoding centrosomal protein 20-like isoform X1 — protein sequence MASVAELKAVLKDTLEKRGVLGHLKARIRAEVFNALNDDGEPQPPLSHENLLINELIREYLEFNKYKYTASVLIAESGQPAVPLDRQFLIHELNAFEDSKDNTIPLLYGILAHFIHGTKDSIQSTFLKGPSLQPSHPHCGRQPGGRERMDKRKRERFSRQTRAEKIEQQQTCIVRGERS from the coding sequence ATGGCGAGTGTCGCCGAACTGAAGGCTGTTTTAAAGGACACCTTGGAAAAAAGGGGAGTCTTGGGGCACTTAAAAGCGAGAATTCGAGCTGAAGTTTTCAATGCTCTAAATGATGATGGTGAACCCCAACCACCATTGTCTCATGAAAACCTTCTTATTAATGAATTAATTCGAGAGTATTTGGAATTCAACAAATATAAGTATACAGCATCTGTCCTCATAGCAGAATCTGGTCAGCCTGCCGTTCCATTGGACAGGCAGTTTCTCATCCATGAACTAAATGCATTTGAAGACTCAAAGGATAATACAATACCTCTTTTATATGGGATTTTAGCTCACTTCATTCATGGAACTAAGGACAGCATCCAAAGTACATTTCTGAAAGGACCTTCACTTCAGCCTTCACACCCACACTGTGGTAGACAGCCTGGTGGGAGAGAGCGAATGgataagaggaagagagaaaggtttTCCAGACAAACAAGAGCTGAGAAAATTGAACAGCAGCAGACCTGCATTGTAAGAGGTGAAAGAAGCTAG